The following are encoded together in the Bacteroidota bacterium genome:
- a CDS encoding oligosaccharide flippase family protein, which produces MEANRGWTRDIFGVFSTNIFILIIGFVIGIILPRELGPRAMGLYFAILAIPLLTQSLIELGVRPTIVFLTGKKVYSEEKIVSGLIYILAISTIVCIILFSIIFYFLNNPDYHISFIIIIIIITPLRLAIAYSRAFILAKEKIKRFNRSNLFFMLCNLIGVIVLVWILKLGVLGALLSLLFASLVVSIYSVAVIAREHRIQLGFDIKVVSTIFKQGLVFALSYFIIRLNYRIDIVLMERLSTLTEVGYYSLGVNIAEQLFQLPAALFAVVVSRSANATDQVKMTRDVSKLLRITFAIALLCSVILFFAVPFLITFIYGSQFAPSIKVVQLILPGILFIIIFKVLNGHLSGIGKPYISALVFAPPVVINIILNIFWIPLYGGLGAAMATNVSYTLGAITLLIVYSRVMNIPLVEMLHYRLSDFDFIRTLKTRLLKP; this is translated from the coding sequence TTGGAAGCAAACCGCGGATGGACAAGAGATATTTTCGGGGTGTTCAGTACGAATATTTTTATACTGATTATTGGATTCGTCATTGGCATCATTCTTCCGCGCGAACTCGGACCTCGAGCCATGGGTCTGTACTTTGCTATACTTGCTATTCCGCTGCTTACACAAAGTTTAATTGAACTGGGCGTTCGTCCCACCATCGTTTTTCTTACAGGTAAAAAAGTTTATTCCGAAGAAAAAATCGTCTCGGGATTAATTTACATCCTTGCCATTTCTACCATCGTCTGCATAATACTGTTCAGCATTATTTTTTACTTTCTGAATAATCCCGACTATCACATTTCATTCATCATCATTATAATTATCATTACACCGCTTCGCCTTGCTATTGCCTATTCGCGGGCATTTATTCTGGCAAAGGAAAAAATCAAACGCTTTAACCGCTCCAATCTTTTTTTCATGCTGTGTAATCTTATCGGCGTTATCGTGCTGGTGTGGATACTGAAGCTTGGCGTTCTGGGCGCCCTGTTATCACTGTTGTTTGCGAGTCTGGTGGTATCAATATACTCTGTTGCGGTTATTGCCCGCGAGCACAGAATACAGCTTGGATTTGATATAAAGGTTGTTTCCACAATTTTTAAACAGGGACTGGTATTTGCTCTTTCATACTTCATCATCAGACTGAATTACCGTATCGATATTGTGTTGATGGAACGCCTGTCAACACTGACCGAGGTCGGTTATTATTCATTGGGCGTTAACATTGCCGAACAGCTATTTCAGCTGCCGGCGGCACTTTTTGCTGTGGTAGTAAGCCGTTCGGCCAATGCCACCGATCAGGTAAAGATGACACGCGACGTATCTAAATTGCTTAGAATAACGTTCGCAATAGCATTACTTTGTTCCGTGATTCTGTTTTTTGCCGTCCCCTTTCTCATCACGTTTATCTACGGCTCGCAATTCGCACCGAGTATAAAAGTGGTACAGCTTATCCTTCCGGGAATATTGTTTATTATTATTTTTAAGGTGCTGAACGGACACTTATCGGGTATCGGTAAACCATATATTTCGGCATTGGTATTTGCACCACCGGTGGTAATCAATATTATCCTTAATATTTTTTGGATCCCGCTATACGGAGGACTTGGCGCGGCTATGGCAACCAACGTCAGTTATACGCTTGGGGCAATTACGCTGCTCATTGTATACAGCCGTGTGATGAACATTCCTTTAGTCGAAATGCTGCATTACCGACTGTCTGATTTTGATTTTATCCGTACACTGAAAACCAGATTGCTCAAGCCCTGA